The nucleotide window GCTGCGGGCCTGCTGCTCGATGCGCTCAAGCTCGTTTTGTGCCATCGCCGGATAGTGCTCAAGCGTCATGTCCAGAATGCGCTGGTCATGCACCATGTCACGGACAAGCCCGGTGAAGGTAACCGCAGCCCCAACCGAGGTGCGCCCGTCGACCAGACGATCGATTTCCGCCGAGATGTCAAAATCCTCACGTTGCAGCGAAACAGTCATGGTGGGGTCCTGAGTGGGTGAGGGCTGGATGGTGGGCTGAGGATAGCGATAGCCGGGTGCGTTGGTCTCAACCGCCGGTCATTGGCGGGAAGAAGGCGATTTCCTCGGCGTCGCTGACGGGTTCGTCATGCTCGGCATGGAACTGATCGAGCGCCACCCGCACGGTTTCCGGCTCGGCAAAGGCACGGGCATATCCTTCACCACGGGACTGCTGCCAGTCGATGAGGTCGCGGACATTCTTGACGCTGGCGGGAAGAGCGATCTGTTCTTCATTCAGGCCGATATGCTCTCTTAGCCAGGCGAAATAGACAAGTTTCATGATGGATCTCCCGGTGCGACGGTGTTAATGGCAATCGTTGGCAACCGCTGAGCGGATGGTTGCGATTGCCCTCACAAACTATCAGTCTTCAAGGAGATATTGCAAGCCCGCCCGGAAATAGTCATACCCGGTATAGAGGGTCAGGAGAGCGGAAATCCAGAGCAGCGTCAGGCCGAGATCGGAAACAAACGGCCAGACCTTGTCGCCCGCAGGGCCTGCCAGCAGAAAGCCGATGGCGACCAGCTGAGCGGTTGTTTTCCACTTGGCCAGCCGGGTCACAGGCACGCTGACCTGCAGACTGGCAAGGAATTCGCGCAGGCCCGAGACGAGAATCTCGCGGCAGAGGATGATCACGCCAGCCCAGATATGGATCGAGGACAGGGTGTGGTCATTGGTGAGCATCAGGATGCTGACCGACACCAGCAGCTTGTCGGCAATCGGGTCGAGCATGCGGCCAAGAGCGGA belongs to uncultured Cohaesibacter sp. and includes:
- the moaD gene encoding molybdopterin converting factor subunit 1, which codes for MKLVYFAWLREHIGLNEEQIALPASVKNVRDLIDWQQSRGEGYARAFAEPETVRVALDQFHAEHDEPVSDAEEIAFFPPMTGG
- the pgsA gene encoding CDP-diacylglycerol--glycerol-3-phosphate 3-phosphatidyltransferase is translated as MTGSKTFNIPNSLTIARIAAVPAIVVCMLWPTHDWARWTALALFSAAAITDFFDGYLARRWNLQSALGRMLDPIADKLLVSVSILMLTNDHTLSSIHIWAGVIILCREILVSGLREFLASLQVSVPVTRLAKWKTTAQLVAIGFLLAGPAGDKVWPFVSDLGLTLLWISALLTLYTGYDYFRAGLQYLLED